From Alteromonas australica, one genomic window encodes:
- a CDS encoding coiled-coil domain-containing protein — protein sequence MADNSKSDDFPTIRLDDEDRRDYQQKRQPVKQRPTSSSNQPKPPSAPKAPSSGGNGLWIFLVALVALAGIGGCYYLYTLVEMQKVQAEKAEERIAQLENKLSATGEEIGESTVALQVKVTELSNKSAELWEQMDKLWASAWRRNQKEIADLGDRVSNVQKGINEDISSVDADVKSQASQLGALKNQLASLADELLALNVQLEQASSDKQANERTIKNLNDKISVLEKRNNTLSGRITGLESEIREIATKVVSSGRSASTPSSSSSSVTP from the coding sequence ATGGCAGATAATTCGAAAAGTGATGATTTTCCCACCATTCGTTTGGATGATGAAGATCGTCGTGATTACCAGCAAAAGCGTCAACCTGTAAAGCAAAGACCGACGTCTTCTTCAAATCAACCAAAGCCGCCCTCAGCGCCCAAAGCGCCATCTTCAGGTGGAAACGGTTTGTGGATCTTTCTGGTAGCGCTTGTTGCCCTTGCCGGTATTGGCGGCTGCTACTATTTGTATACCTTGGTGGAAATGCAAAAAGTACAGGCTGAAAAAGCCGAAGAACGGATTGCGCAATTAGAAAACAAGCTATCCGCCACGGGTGAAGAAATTGGTGAGTCTACTGTGGCGCTGCAAGTTAAAGTGACCGAGCTTTCAAACAAATCTGCAGAACTGTGGGAGCAAATGGATAAGTTATGGGCCTCCGCATGGCGTCGTAATCAAAAAGAAATCGCTGACCTTGGGGATAGAGTCTCAAATGTGCAGAAAGGCATTAATGAAGACATTAGCAGTGTTGACGCGGATGTTAAATCTCAAGCCAGCCAGCTTGGCGCATTAAAAAATCAACTCGCTTCGCTAGCAGACGAATTACTCGCCTTAAATGTTCAACTTGAGCAGGCATCAAGTGACAAACAGGCCAATGAACGAACCATTAAAAACCTTAACGATAAAATCTCCGTGCTTGAAAAGCGAAACAATACACTATCAGGTCGCATAACAGGCTTAGAGAGTGAAATCAGAGAAATCGCTACAAAGGTGGTTTCAAGTGGCCGCAGCGCGAGTACGCCCTCCTCTTCATCGTCCTCAGTTACGCCCTAA
- a CDS encoding GGDEF domain-containing protein produces the protein MKDADLERFPSLLFVTRQDSSEIVFCNNYTVEKIGRPLNAIVGSKLSSIVTHATEVFFESYMRPILVSTPFFEEALITLKTHDNRRIPCVANIAVNEGMLYWSIHFADKRDKLYQELIEARDNLERQAEQLSLLARVDPLTNLLNRRAANNDIQILVTRLQRQFCPVAFLLIDIDHFKHINDTYGHDAGDDILVALASILKNATRCSDIVARWGGEEFLIVLYNSDFQSTSDYCQRLHESIHALEHNDNQTLTVSIGVMQIREENQALLEQKDTLIKHADNALYRAKDAGRNQTCFAEFKQHQPSLS, from the coding sequence ATGAAAGACGCTGATTTAGAGCGGTTTCCCTCGTTATTGTTTGTCACGAGACAAGACAGCAGTGAGATAGTCTTTTGCAATAACTATACGGTGGAAAAGATTGGTCGGCCATTAAATGCTATTGTGGGGAGTAAGTTATCATCCATTGTTACCCACGCCACAGAGGTATTCTTTGAAAGCTATATGCGGCCAATATTAGTGAGTACGCCCTTTTTCGAAGAAGCCTTAATCACATTGAAAACCCATGATAATCGCCGTATCCCTTGTGTCGCCAATATCGCGGTAAATGAGGGCATGCTTTACTGGAGCATACATTTTGCTGATAAGCGGGATAAGCTGTACCAAGAATTAATCGAAGCCCGGGACAATTTAGAGCGACAAGCAGAACAGCTTTCTCTTTTAGCGAGGGTAGATCCTCTAACCAACTTGCTAAACCGACGTGCCGCCAATAACGACATACAAATTCTGGTTACTCGGTTACAAAGGCAGTTTTGCCCCGTAGCCTTCTTACTGATTGATATAGACCATTTTAAACATATCAACGACACCTATGGCCATGACGCGGGGGATGACATTCTCGTAGCGCTAGCATCTATATTGAAAAACGCGACTCGCTGTTCCGATATTGTCGCTAGATGGGGGGGAGAAGAATTTCTTATCGTACTGTATAACTCTGATTTTCAAAGTACTTCGGATTACTGCCAGCGTCTTCATGAGAGTATCCACGCCCTTGAGCATAACGATAATCAAACACTGACTGTGAGTATTGGCGTAATGCAAATAAGGGAAGAGAACCAAGCCTTGCTTGAGCAGAAAGACACCTTAATCAAGCACGCCGACAACGCCCTTTATCGCGCAAAAGATGCAGGTAGAAATCAAACTTGCTTCGCTGAATTTAAGCAACACCAGCCGTCCCTCTCTTAA
- a CDS encoding 2OG-Fe(II) oxygenase: MDNFSLNNGGIGHIFDQSLFDNIVDDLVEHGISVRENGVPDFVVNALCQGVKALPARQFKKAGIGRAQDYQTKHAIRGDSICWIEGTSEEGATWLAWCEALRVHINRTLFMGLFSFESHYATYPPGTFYKRHLDAFKGQSNRKLSIIVYLNDDWCSDDGGELVIYSPNQRLPLSRVAPKRGTIVTFLSDVFPHEVLTAKKTRHSVAGWFSVNTSINDNIDPPE, from the coding sequence ATGGATAATTTTTCTTTAAATAATGGCGGTATAGGCCATATTTTTGACCAATCCCTTTTCGACAACATTGTTGATGACCTCGTAGAGCATGGCATTAGCGTAAGAGAAAATGGTGTCCCGGATTTTGTTGTAAATGCGCTATGCCAGGGCGTGAAGGCATTACCTGCTAGACAATTTAAAAAAGCAGGAATTGGGCGAGCACAAGACTACCAAACGAAACACGCCATTCGTGGTGATAGCATCTGTTGGATTGAAGGTACCAGTGAAGAAGGGGCGACATGGCTCGCGTGGTGTGAAGCCTTGCGGGTTCACATTAACCGTACTTTGTTCATGGGGCTTTTTTCTTTTGAAAGCCACTATGCCACGTATCCTCCGGGCACGTTTTACAAGCGCCATCTAGATGCGTTTAAAGGGCAAAGCAACCGTAAACTATCCATTATTGTGTATCTCAATGATGACTGGTGTTCAGATGATGGGGGAGAGTTAGTGATCTATTCACCGAATCAACGCTTGCCACTTTCCCGTGTTGCCCCTAAGCGGGGCACAATAGTCACTTTTTTAAGTGATGTTTTCCCCCACGAGGTGTTAACCGCAAAGAAAACGCGCCACTCAGTGGCGGGCTGGTTCAGCGTGAATACGTCTATAAATGACAATATTGACCCACCCGAATGA
- a CDS encoding alpha/beta fold hydrolase encodes MFNHASAHTNSGEQHPVLTRNNVKVIGSGPQVLMLAHGFGCDQTMWQYLIPYLESSAETRFTFVLFDYVGSGQSDVNGYQKSRYETLDGYAQDVLDICDALSLSDITFVGHSVSSVIGMIASLQQPEYFKQLVMVCPSPCFLNLPPDYYGGFDKADLEELINLMDKNYLGWASYLAPLVMGDGHDTNFKIELEESFCSTDPKFAKPFAKATFFSDYRQLLPRIDKPVLILQSQQDALAAVSIGEYMQSEIPNATLHVIDSHGHCLHMTNPREVAAKITALFI; translated from the coding sequence ATGTTTAATCACGCTAGCGCCCATACAAATAGTGGCGAGCAACATCCTGTTCTTACCCGTAATAACGTCAAAGTTATTGGTAGTGGCCCTCAAGTTCTTATGCTAGCCCACGGGTTTGGTTGCGACCAAACCATGTGGCAATACCTGATTCCCTACCTAGAAAGCAGTGCAGAAACACGCTTTACCTTTGTTTTATTCGATTATGTGGGCTCTGGTCAGTCCGATGTTAATGGTTATCAAAAAAGTCGATATGAGACACTAGACGGCTATGCGCAAGATGTTTTGGATATCTGTGATGCACTGTCTCTTAGCGATATTACCTTTGTAGGGCATTCGGTAAGCAGTGTTATCGGAATGATTGCATCACTTCAGCAACCCGAGTATTTTAAACAACTGGTTATGGTATGCCCTTCACCCTGCTTTCTCAATCTTCCTCCTGACTATTATGGGGGGTTCGACAAAGCGGATTTGGAAGAATTAATCAATTTGATGGACAAAAATTACTTAGGCTGGGCAAGTTATCTTGCACCACTTGTGATGGGTGATGGCCATGACACAAACTTCAAAATTGAATTAGAAGAAAGCTTCTGCTCTACAGACCCGAAATTTGCCAAACCCTTTGCTAAGGCAACATTCTTTTCAGATTACCGCCAGTTGCTTCCTCGTATCGATAAACCCGTGCTCATTCTGCAAAGTCAGCAAGATGCTTTAGCCGCTGTGTCTATTGGCGAGTATATGCAAAGCGAAATTCCCAATGCCACGCTTCACGTCATTGATTCCCACGGTCACTGTTTACATATGACCAACCCTCGCGAGGTTGCCGCAAAAATTACCGCTCTGTTTATATGA
- a CDS encoding carbon-nitrogen hydrolase family protein, translated as MSQDQTVIEETEHHLALRNLRLDDYNDIKALMDTVYANVGGAWPYTNYKAQVTTFPEGQICIEDKGKVVAFAISVIVDYDQFGDKHSYDEITGDAYLTTHDPNGDVLYGVEVIVCPEYRGLRLGRRLYEARKELCRNLNLKSIMAGGRIPNYKNHAKELSPYEYIEQVKSKDIYDPILTFQLSNGFEVKQVMSAYLPEDEASKGYATLLQWHNIYYEPGNPSLIASRKSNARIGCIQWQMRYFNNVEELLQQVEYFVDALSDYSCDVALFPEFFNAPLMGLSPSDSSIDAIWHLATYTDELLTAMSHLAVSYNITIIAGSMPVVEEEELYNVSYICKRDGTIESQYKLHPTPHEKKDWIMKGGNSLKVFDTDFGKIGVLICYDVEFPELARILSEQEMQILFVPFWTDTKNGYLRVRRCAQARAIENECYVAIAGSVGNLPKVDNVDIQYGQTAVFSPSDFAFPHDAIVSETTPNTEMTLIVDLDLDKLTKLQNEGSVRNYLDRRRDLYRVEWIGDD; from the coding sequence ATGAGTCAAGATCAAACTGTTATTGAAGAAACAGAACACCATTTAGCCCTAAGAAACTTACGCTTAGATGATTACAATGACATTAAAGCATTAATGGATACCGTGTACGCCAACGTGGGGGGAGCTTGGCCTTACACCAACTATAAAGCGCAAGTGACTACCTTCCCCGAAGGGCAAATTTGTATTGAGGACAAAGGCAAAGTCGTTGCTTTTGCCATTTCAGTTATCGTGGACTACGACCAGTTCGGTGATAAACACAGCTACGATGAAATTACAGGCGATGCGTATTTAACCACTCACGATCCTAACGGCGACGTACTCTACGGCGTAGAAGTCATTGTATGCCCTGAATACCGAGGATTACGGTTAGGTCGTCGTCTATATGAAGCGCGTAAAGAGCTTTGCCGTAATTTAAACCTTAAGTCAATCATGGCTGGCGGGCGAATTCCAAATTATAAAAACCATGCAAAAGAGTTGTCGCCATATGAATACATTGAGCAGGTAAAATCGAAGGATATTTACGACCCTATCTTAACGTTTCAGTTGTCAAACGGCTTTGAAGTTAAGCAGGTGATGAGTGCTTATTTGCCTGAAGACGAAGCCTCTAAGGGCTACGCCACCTTATTGCAGTGGCACAACATCTATTATGAGCCAGGGAACCCTTCTCTCATTGCCAGTCGAAAATCTAATGCTCGGATAGGCTGTATTCAATGGCAAATGCGCTACTTCAACAATGTTGAAGAGTTACTGCAACAGGTAGAGTACTTTGTTGATGCCCTGTCAGACTATTCTTGTGACGTAGCCTTGTTTCCCGAGTTTTTTAATGCCCCCTTAATGGGATTAAGCCCTTCTGATTCCTCTATAGATGCCATTTGGCACCTCGCCACATATACTGATGAATTGCTGACTGCGATGTCGCATTTGGCGGTGTCGTACAACATTACCATCATTGCTGGGTCTATGCCGGTGGTTGAAGAGGAAGAACTGTACAACGTGAGTTACATTTGTAAACGCGATGGCACAATAGAAAGCCAATACAAGTTGCATCCGACGCCGCATGAGAAAAAAGATTGGATCATGAAGGGTGGAAATAGTTTAAAAGTGTTTGATACCGATTTCGGTAAAATTGGGGTACTCATTTGCTACGATGTTGAGTTTCCAGAATTGGCGCGTATTTTATCTGAACAGGAAATGCAAATTTTGTTTGTGCCGTTTTGGACAGATACAAAGAATGGCTACCTACGAGTACGCCGCTGTGCGCAAGCCCGCGCCATTGAAAATGAATGCTACGTGGCCATCGCAGGAAGTGTGGGCAACCTACCTAAAGTGGATAACGTGGATATTCAATATGGCCAAACAGCGGTATTTTCGCCAAGTGACTTCGCGTTTCCTCACGATGCTATTGTATCTGAGACCACACCGAACACCGAAATGACACTGATTGTGGACTTGGATCTTGATAAGCTTACCAAACTCCAAAATGAGGGCTCGGTAAGAAACTACTTAGACCGCCGTCGTGATCTCTATCGTGTTGAATGGATTGGCGACGATTAA